CACTTCAAGGGAGAGATCAACCTTGTGACCGACGTGGATCGCGAATCCGAAGCGTACATCCTCGGGCGGATCCGGGAACGGTTCCCGGACCACGGGTTGCTGTCGGAGGAGAGCCCCGAGCGGCGGTCCCCCTCGCCGTACCGGTGGATCGTCGATCCGCTCGACGGAACTACGAATTACGCGCACGGATACCCTTGCTTCTGCGTCTCCGTCGCCGTGGAGCATGAAGGTGCGGTCGTGGCGGGGGCGGTGTACGACCCCCTGCTCGACGAATCGTTCACGGCGACGAAAGGAGGGGGGGCGTTCCGGAACGGGGAACGCATCGCCGTCTCGAAGATCGCGGAGCTGCGCAGGTCGCTCTTGGCCACCGGCTTTGCCTACGACGTGAACACGTCTACGGACAACAATTTCGACTACTTCCGCGCGTTCGTTCTGACCGGGCAGGCGATTCGCCGGGACGGCTCCGCGGCGCTGGACCTTTGCTACCTGGCGTGCGGGCGGTTCGACGGGTTCTGGGAGTTGAAGCTGAGGCCTTGGGACACGGCGGCGGGGCTCCTCGTCCTCCACGAGGCGGGGGGGCGCTCGACCCGGCTCGACGGCGGGCCGTACGACATCCATCAGCCGGACCTGCTCGCCTCCAACGGCCTCATCCACGCCCAGATGGCGGAGGTGCTGCGGAGGGCGAAAAAATAGGTTCATCCGGGAATTCCGGGGAAAGACCGGACAACGGCAGCTTTTGCGATACTTGAAGCGGTCGCCCGACCAATTCAAGACGCAGGAGGCTGCCGTTGTCGTCTACCGATTGTATCTCCGTCCTTGGGAGCTGGGAAGGATACTCCCCCCGCGAAGTCCGGCGCAAAGACCCCCCCAGACAACATCCCCAGATCTGGATTGAGCTGATCCCCTTGGCGGACGGGATCTTGCGCTGCTCCGGATGCCGGGAGGTCGCGTCGGGTGTCCACGAGACGACCCGCCGTGTGGTACGGGACCTTCCCATCTTGGATGCGGATACCTTTCTGGTGGTCCACCGCCGTCGGGTATTGTGCCCCCGCTGCGGCCCCTGCCTGGAGGAGCTGCCGTGGCTCGCACGGTATTCCCGAGTCACCCGCCGCCTGGCAGAAAGCGTGGCCCGGTTATGCCAGTGCCTCGCGCTCAAACATGCGGCGACCTTCTTCCGCCTGTCCTGGGATCAGGTGAAGGCGATCGATAAAACCTCCCTGGAACAACGCCTGGGTCCCGTGGACCTGACGGGTATCGAGGTCATCGCCATGGACGAGTTCGCCCTCCACAAGGGGCATC
This region of Candidatus Deferrimicrobium sp. genomic DNA includes:
- a CDS encoding inositol monophosphatase family protein, translated to MGNSELLEFVEELARGGGEILRKSYGGRQTIHFKGEINLVTDVDRESEAYILGRIRERFPDHGLLSEESPERRSPSPYRWIVDPLDGTTNYAHGYPCFCVSVAVEHEGAVVAGAVYDPLLDESFTATKGGGAFRNGERIAVSKIAELRRSLLATGFAYDVNTSTDNNFDYFRAFVLTGQAIRRDGSAALDLCYLACGRFDGFWELKLRPWDTAAGLLVLHEAGGRSTRLDGGPYDIHQPDLLASNGLIHAQMAEVLRRAKK